The proteins below are encoded in one region of Rhinolophus sinicus isolate RSC01 linkage group LG07, ASM3656204v1, whole genome shotgun sequence:
- the FBXO16 gene encoding F-box only protein 16 isoform X2 yields MAEGFDKWTDSQRRRILTGLFERCSLSQQKFCCRKLQEKIPAEALDFTTMLPRVLSLYIFSFLDPRSLCRCAQVSWHWKNLTELDQLWMLKCLRFNWYISFSPTPFEQGIWKKHYIQMVKELHVTKPKTPPKDGFVIADVQPVTGSSPEGKQSSSTFRSSSSLRKKNQPGEKELPPWRSSDKHPTDIIRFNYLDNCDPIEPIWHGRRKRHEMIPGSSRQSHDKKNKLQDRCKLRKAQSLVSLRTEPSSPLQVPTRLAWPPRQFMELPTTEGTAELFMQHLQRHSGLQA; encoded by the exons TTTGACAAATGGACAGATTCTCAAAGGAGAAGAATCCTCACAGGCCTGTTCGAACGCTGCTCCCTGTCACAGCAAAAGTTCTGCTGTCGAAAGCTTCAGGAAAAAATTCCTGCAGAAGCTCTGGATTTTACTACCATGCTTCCAAGGGTGTTATCTTTGTACATCTTTTCTTTCCTGGACCCCCGAAGCCTTTGTCGTTGTGCACAG GTGAGCTGGCATTGGAAGAACTTAACTGAGCTGGATCAGCTCTGGATGCTCAAATGTTTACGGTTTAACTGGTACATCAGTTTTTCTCCAACTCCCTTTGAGCAGGGCATATGGAAGAAGCACTACATTCAAATGGTGAAAGAACTTCATGTTACTAAGCCTAAG aCACCTCCCAAAGATGGGTTTGTGATTGCTGATGTTCAACCAGTTACAGGCAGTTCTCCAGAGGGAAAACAGTCTTCATCAACTTTCCGATCCTCTTCCTCTTTAAGAAAGAAGAATCAGCCAGGGGAGAAAGAGCTCCCACCCTGGCGATCCTCTGATAAGCATCCAACGGATATCATCCGCTTCAATTACCTGGACAACTGTGACCCCATCGAGCCAATCTGGCACGG aagaaggaaaagacatgAAATGATCCCAGGTTCCAGCCGACAATCacatgataagaaaaataaattgcaggaCAGATGTAAGCTAAGAAAAGCACAGTCACTG GTGTCCCTGAGGACAGAGCCCAGTTCCCCTCTACAAGTTCCAACTCGTCTCGCCTGGCCTCCTCGGCAGTTCATGGAGCTCCCAACCACCGAGGGAACCGCAGAACTTTTCATGCAGCATCTTCAGAGACACTCTGGGCTCCAGGCATGA